From the genome of Virgibacillus proomii, one region includes:
- the pyk gene encoding pyruvate kinase yields the protein MRNTKIVCTIGPASESIETLEKLMECGMNVARLNFSHGNYEEHAARIENIRKAAEKTGKTIAILLDTKGPEIRTHDFVNGQAELVQGNIVYVSMKEVEGTAERFSVTYPGLINDVHVGSKILLDDGLIELKVVEIDQAKQEVKTIALNTGIIKNKKGVNIPNVSVNLPGITEKDANDIIFGIEHDVDFIAASFVRRASDVLEIKELLERHNATHIQIIPKIENQEGVDNIDSILEVSDGLMVARGDLGVEIPAEDVPLVQKKFIEKCNIAGKPVITATQMLDSMQRNPRPTRAEASDVANAIFDGTDAVMLSGETAAGDYPVESVQTMSNIAMKAETALDHQSILRERSRNVDMTITDAISQSVTHTAMNLSVSAIITPTESGHTARMISKYRPHAPILAVTFSERVNRRLSLVWGVHAVTCKRAGSTDEMLDIAVERGLQSGMVERGNRVIITAGVPVGESGTTNLMKVHVIGDIIAKGQGIGRKSAFGRAVVVKSAKEAIEKVQEGDILVTYGTEKEMMPAIEKAAGIITEEAGLTSHAAVVGLSLGIPVIVGVEDVFDVIKDDEIITVDGAKGDIYQGHTRVL from the coding sequence ATGAGAAACACAAAAATTGTATGTACAATCGGACCTGCATCAGAATCTATTGAAACCTTGGAGAAGTTAATGGAATGTGGGATGAACGTTGCTCGCCTGAACTTTTCACATGGTAATTATGAAGAACATGCAGCACGAATTGAAAATATACGTAAAGCGGCAGAAAAAACAGGGAAAACTATTGCGATACTTCTAGATACGAAAGGACCAGAAATTCGTACACACGACTTTGTCAATGGACAAGCTGAACTAGTGCAAGGAAATATAGTTTATGTATCAATGAAAGAAGTAGAAGGAACAGCTGAACGTTTTTCGGTTACGTATCCTGGTCTAATTAATGATGTCCATGTCGGCTCTAAAATTCTTCTAGATGATGGATTAATCGAATTAAAGGTTGTTGAAATTGATCAAGCAAAACAAGAAGTGAAAACAATTGCACTTAATACAGGTATCATCAAGAATAAAAAAGGTGTTAACATCCCAAATGTTTCGGTAAACCTGCCTGGAATTACGGAGAAAGACGCTAACGATATTATTTTTGGTATTGAACATGATGTAGATTTCATCGCAGCTTCTTTTGTCAGACGTGCATCGGATGTTTTAGAAATAAAAGAACTCCTTGAAAGACATAATGCAACGCATATTCAAATTATCCCTAAGATTGAAAACCAAGAGGGTGTCGACAATATCGACAGCATTTTAGAAGTAAGTGATGGATTAATGGTTGCCCGCGGTGATCTTGGTGTGGAAATTCCTGCTGAGGATGTACCGCTTGTACAGAAAAAATTTATTGAAAAATGTAATATAGCAGGTAAACCTGTTATTACGGCTACCCAAATGCTTGATTCAATGCAACGTAATCCACGACCAACAAGAGCAGAAGCATCAGATGTAGCGAATGCCATTTTTGACGGAACCGATGCAGTTATGCTATCTGGTGAAACGGCTGCCGGTGATTACCCGGTTGAATCTGTACAAACGATGAGCAATATTGCAATGAAGGCAGAAACTGCTTTAGATCATCAGTCCATTTTACGGGAACGCTCGCGTAATGTAGATATGACGATCACAGATGCAATCAGTCAATCTGTTACACATACAGCAATGAACTTATCGGTAAGTGCAATTATCACGCCGACAGAAAGTGGCCACACGGCAAGAATGATTTCCAAATATCGTCCACATGCTCCAATTCTTGCAGTTACATTTTCTGAGAGAGTAAATCGCCGTCTTTCCTTAGTCTGGGGTGTACATGCAGTTACATGTAAACGTGCAGGCTCTACGGACGAAATGTTGGATATCGCAGTAGAAAGAGGCTTACAATCCGGAATGGTTGAGCGTGGAAACCGTGTTATTATTACCGCTGGTGTACCGGTTGGGGAAAGTGGTACAACGAATTTAATGAAGGTTCATGTCATTGGCGATATCATTGCAAAAGGTCAGGGAATTGGAAGAAAAAGCGCTTTTGGCAGAGCAGTTGTTGTAAAATCAGCGAAGGAAGCAATAGAAAAAGTACAAGAAGGCGATATATTAGTTACTTACGGTACGGAAAAAGAAATGATGCCGGCAATAGAAAAGGCTGCTGGTATTATTACAGAAGAAGCTGGGCTTACTTCTCATGCTGCGGTTGTTG